TCCTTCATCTTATGTTTTTTTACCCAACTCACCCACTACCTTCTCTCTTATCACTCCTCCCCCACTTCTCTTACTActattttaattatacttttctctttccttttcacctttccctcctgcccagtattttacttatgagcactaatTGCCTCAAGCAATCCTCCTCttttagagaccctccccctttcttatacctctcccctattttttctgttttcccttctatttaccttaccccttcccttttccccttttccctcccacttttctataaggtgagagaagtttttcaatgaaatccaatatatctgttctttctttgagccaaatctgatgagaataagattcatacaatattcctcaccctctcttctttcctcaattataatacattttctttgtctcttcctgagatgtaatttccctcatcttatcactcctttcccccttttttctgttacaattgCCTTTCCAactccagtttcttttttatattataacagtaaaatcagattatgcatgtattctctatgtatacccataacagttctcaagagttttacttcctttttacttttttatgcttctcttgagttctgtatttggaagtcaaaaattTTGTTTAGCTcgagtcttttcatcaaaaataaatggaattcccagtttcattgaatgtccatcttcttccctgaaaaaaatgctcagtttagcagggtaatttattcttggctgcattccaagttccttcaccattcagaatatcagattccaggccttctatcctttaaagtggaaactgctagatcctgagtaatccttattgtggctcctctgtatttgaattgtttatttctggctgcttgtaatattttttcctttgtccgatagttctgaaatttagccacgatattccttgggattttaattttggggtgtCTTTCAGGAGgtttttggtgaattctttcaatggtaattttcccttctgattctatgatatctgggaatttctctttgatgatttcccgAAAAATAGTGTtgaggctcttttttcatcatggatttcagggagtccaacaatccttagattgtctctcctaaatctattttccaggttggttgttttcccaattaagcattttacattttttctattttttcattgttttggttttacttgacttaTTCTTattatctcattgagtcattcatttacatttgttcaattctaatttttagtgaataattttctttatttacttttttttcattctttttgtatttgtccaactgaatttttaaatgagttgtactgttctatggaattttttttttcatttcacaaattctgttttttaaagagttattttctttttccatttcacaaatacgatttttcttggagttttttttcatttaatcaaatctatcttttaatgagttatatgccttttccaaatattcttgcaaatttttcatttccttttcccatttttcttctacctctcttttaagatccttttaaatttttttccaagagagccttatgtgatggggaccagattatatcaccttttggggcttcatctggagacaatctgccttttgtctcctcagggtttgaaatttgttcttctctctcaccataaaagctgtctattgtcagagttctctttactttttttacttatcttttttaaattaaggtaatCTTTTGTGCAAGGgagattttccaagcttcctttacaagCAGCGGCTCGTTCTATAAGTGGGCACAGCTGCACTGAGTCAGTGCTGGCTCAGTCCTGCTACTggatgggcatggccaggtccatgagattctggcattttgggattcactatttaccttttgagtttatgttggatgttttataacttctctgctgatctactggcttacaaCCAAGGCAGAGTGGTCAGCATTGCTTTAGAGTCCTATAGATTCTTCTCTGTAGATTTTCCACCACATGGAGTCTGCACCACGGAATCCACACTGCCCTGGGATTCTATACTGTCTGTGCTAGCATTTGTGCTCAACTGCTTTTCTGGCAGTCTTCCACTTAAAGCCAAAACTGGGGAGGTCAAGCTTCAAATAATGTTCATCACTCTCCCTTATTTGTTTccattataataggtcttttgcacctcttcatgtgaacattttgtcccattatatctccccttttctctttttccagtacactttcccaccccttaatgtctttttatttgatgtcatcacatcacaGTCCATTAGCCCCCTTTGTCTACCCCAGCATCAGAGAGTTTGCAAGAGTTACAGACATTGTTTTCctatatagggatgtaaacagtttaacttttagatacatatattttcccctgtttacctttctatggttctcttgagtcctgtatttctAGAATAAATTTCCTgcttggttattatttttttgattgagagtctcttacttcattgaagatccattttctcccctgaaagatggTGATgagtcttgctgggtagttaattctttgttgtaactccagttcctttgccttccaaaatatggtattccaggtcctCCGATCCTTTATGATAGTAGCTGTCAGATGCTGAGTAATCCTCACTATTCTCTCttgatatttgaatattttttgtctggcagcttgttATAcgttttctttgagattatacTTTTGGAGTTTCATAagaatgttccttggggttttctttgtagGATGTTTTTACAGAAGTGATCAATGGAGTCTTTTAATAACTATTCCACTCTTTTTCTAGAATACTGgggaagttttccttaatgacctcttgtagaatgacatcaaaactctttttttttggttatggccttcagataggccaataattttaaaattgtctcttctggatctattttccaggtcaacttTTTTTTGACTTGGAGGTCAAAATGaggttcatattttcttccactttttcattcattttagtggtttgattgattcttgctgtgtcacaaagttattagcttccatttgtccttttctaatatttaatgTGAGATTttcttcagtcagcttttgtatttctttttccattcagcttattctgctttttaaagagaTGTTCTCTTCAGACAATTGTTTTCCTTACATTTTCAAATTGTTCACTCTCTCATGAatacttctaatttcttttcttattttttcttttacttctctcatttgcattttgaaatttttcatgaGCATTTCCAAGAGGGCTCTTTGGGtatgagaccaatttatctcactctttgagatttttccTATGGACATACTGTCTGCCTCCAAGTTTGTATTTTGAGCTATCCttttaccatagtaactttctatgatgaaggttattttttccttgcttactcattttctttccttttcttttggtatttcctcttttttacttttaagatagagctctgctcctgggataaaggtggcactgtcccaaacttcctgtTCATCTTTGCACCTTGGCTTTGAACAAAAGGACCAATTATGGTTGGTAGGGGGGTTGCTTTGCCtcttcttttcaggaaacagcctggtttcccagagtttgctttctgagctgggactggatgCTGTTCCCCCTTATTTGCTCCTCTTCTGAGCCAGGAGGAAGGGTCTTAATTACTGATtggctgtgattaagaccctcttacCAGCTTCCTAGAGTCTATCTGACCTggctgaacatccttttcaccccGGTGAAACTGacatttcttgagtttttttttcagtctattttgagCTGAAGAATTCTTTCATTACATCAGATCCTGTTCAGGgatttggtttcatgtggtttttgaagggacactgggagagattgagcagtttcctgactttactctgccatcttggctgcaCATCAGGAACCCTTTATACACAAAATTTTCAAAGACTATAATTCACATAAATGCCTATGTAAGCCCAACTAGATCCAAACAGAAGGTTGTCCCAATTACTTCAATTTCTTGTGTTACTATCATATGAAATTAAGAGAAATCACCTCCAAAGACTTATAATATTTCTCCTGACTAAACCAGAAATAACTATGCATCTAAAGGATGAACACAGGAGACTACAACTGATTCATTCAAACAAAAACTATTATGACCTCTGTGGAGAACATGAAACAAACACTATGGAGAGAATTAGTTATGAATACAAACATATTGCTCATTTTGATTTAGCACATCTTAACACTATAATACAaatttggacaattttttttgttgttaccaAAATAAGAACTAGACTAATTATTTCAATTCCATTTGAAATGAAGGAAATGTTGCTCCTTCCTTCTGAACCTCATGACCATTTCCTTGATCATTGGGCAAAAGCATTCTGTCATGAAATACTTGTACCTAAACTAGGAAATTTTCCTAATCTCCATGGATTGACtaaaatttttcatcaattcatCAAATGCTTTCTGGCATATATCATACAAGAAAATTAATTGCAAAAAATATGTAAGAAGAGAATAGCACTGGGGAATCCATGAAAAGGATtccatgttgaaaaaaattgaCATGTTGAAGCCAGGAACTTGGTTGATTCTACTTGGCCCTAGAGGCCAGAAAGAGAAGCTTTGGGAAGATGTTGAAGAGAGTCAGATTTAGGcttgagagaaggaaaatattcCCAATTGGAGCTATCCATATAATGATGGAATGCTTTAAGGTGGAAATAACAAATGGACAACAGACAAGCAGTGTCTCgggaataaaaaaaatgcattggAAAATAATAACAGGAAAAGTAATTATAACTAAAACCATTGCAAGTAAAAAATTGCACTGACTAATTTGATTATCaccttttcttctaaaaaaaataaggaaataattgtTTATCTGGTAACAGCATTTGCTTAGTATAAAAGAGGTCACTGAGACTAGGGGACATCCAAACTCAAGAAACTCACTTCCCTGCAAACCAACCCAGAACCTCAATCTACCAACACCATGGTCAGCTCCTGTTGTGGCTCCACCTGCAGGGGCCAAGGCTGTGGCTCTGGCTGTTGTGGCTCCTGTTGCTGCTGTCAGCCTTGCTGCAATCCCTGTTGCTGCATTTCTAGTTGCTGTCAGCCCTGCTGCTGCTGCCCCAGCTGCTGTACTTCTAGCTGCTGCCGCCCTTGCTGCTACATTTCTAGCTGCTGCCAGCCCTGCTGCTGCTGCCCCAGTTGCTGTCAGCCATGTTGCCTCCTTTGCTGCTGCCATCCCTGCTGCTACACAGCTTGCTGTAGAACCAACTGCTGCTGCCCAGTCTGCTATGGCTCTTGCTGCTGAGCTCTACTTAACTTTCACACCTGTCTGCAAATGCCCACCATTCACATGCTGTTGCACTCAGGCAGaagatcttttcttcctctactcAAGTAGAGGAAGATTTTGTTCACATCAAACAATAATAAATTCGTCTGCGTGAGACCCATTTTGAAGTGATCACCAGCAACTCAACATCCAACTATCATTTTTATTGACTTCATTCTCTTATTTGGACAccaagtttttatttaatttaaatccaTCAAATAAAACTGGACAACATTCGCCCatactttctctgtctttcttcctgaTGTGCGATCACCAAGTTTTACTCTTTGAGAAAAACAATACTGAACATAGGTTTAGTTAACATTGAGATATTAACAATGAGGTTGAAATGGTGTTTTTCCTCAAGTTTCTATCACATGGATTTCTCTTTGACAGTGTCCTTTCAATTCCAAATAAAACCGCCTGGCAATTAAATAAATTCACTGGCttgatgaattctttctctttttgtcttctttgccAATGCTAGAGCAATTCAGAAAATCATTGAATTGCATATTTCCTCTTCAGCTGCCCTTCAGTTTAACCCATGATCCAACATACTTTCACAAGCTTGGTGGGCATTCATCCCACCTCTGCATATTACAAGGTGTTTTGTATAAAGtcaaaaattttcaacatttttccttttgcctGCAAGTCATTCCCACACAAAACTATCTTAAACATGCTTTCTTATGCAGAAGTTAGCTATTTAATTGTGTGACTTGCAGTCTTCCATGGATTATTTTGTCATATCTTTGTGTCACCTCATGGATAGAGCTAGTTAATGATCATTGTGTGTTCAACCTCCTTGCTACTATCAAGAAGGAGAAAGATCATTTCAGAAAGATAGTATTCTGATatggaaatgacagaaaaaatagattattaaGGTTTATTTATGAACAATGAACCAAATTGTAGCCCATATGTGATCAACAGAGTATGGAGAATCAAGGAATAAAAACTCACAAGACATTCCAAGTTGGGCTTCACTGacaatttcttctcatttttcccatcaCATGTAGTTGAGGATGTTGTCTGCTTTTCTGAGCAGAGATTACAGCTCCCATAAATAAGACAAGGGATCTCCTGAGACAAGACCTATATGGGAGATGTGCAAATATTAATGCATACATTTTTAAGACTAGACAAGTTCACTTTCTGTGCCAAGCAGTTATTTGTGAAGTAGTAAGTTAAATTGTATGTGCTACCATTAAGACTATTAGTCTTAGATTGACAGTGATAGATACTGCATATCTCTCAGTTTAGAGTTTCCAACAACTAGTTCTTGGAAAAATCCTTATGTCTTGTGAATAAATTAGTGTCATGGATTGCAGAATGATGTACAAGAAACAGGGATGTATAAGGACTCTAATGTTGAGCACAGGATGTGGCCAGATTGCTTGGAAGTTGAACAAGCAAAGGAATTTGCTTTAGTACTTAAGTCAAGATGGTGCACTCTTTATTCCTTCCCCATCCACTTTGGccagagggaaaaagaaaaagcccaGGTAAGGCTGAAGAGGCCAATCCATAGCCATAGATCTTACTAAGCCTGATACTCTACTAGCATAACCTTTATGTAGTCTAGATCACCTCCAAATCATGAAAAATAGGagcttaaaaataatgaaatggaaatttccATACATGGAGTTCTCTGCCAAGATTCCAGAATCCCTGGAAAGCCTTTTTAGCTTCCCTTTGGGGAACTCTCTTGACATCCCTGTACCATAAGTCTTCTATGCAATGATTTCTCTCCAACTTAGAGACCCGGCAAATCATTCTCATTTTGAATAGTGTAGATGGAAGTGATGAATCTAGTATGACAAAAGTTGTGTAGTAGAGGTTGGGAAGGGCATGATGACCATTGCTTGATGGAACATAAGTACTTCAATTTTACTTCACTTGTTTCCCTTTAGCTTCTTTTTCAGCAATTCTTTCCTGCCATTGATGAGCCAAGCTGAATGATTCACTAGCTCTTAGGTTTATTTCTGTCTAAATTAGTGCCACAAAGGTGCTGCTGAAGCCCCTACTGCTACCAATATCATAAAAATTTCAGAGTTCTTTCAGAAGGGATACTGGGAGGTCTACTTGACCATCCTGGTGTCTCTGATAGTAAAGCAAATATGAATCATAGATACCTCTGCATCAATTCAATTTGCATCAACAGATGCCAGGTTTCTGATAAACCACATTTCCCTTCATGTCCCAGATCTTGGCTCTGTCCATCTCTGTCGCGGATCCTAAAGACAGCCTATGAATAGTGATTGTTACACCATAAATATCCGCATGGCATGAATGGTGACCTTGTCTACTCTTAAAATTATGTGAATTGATATTCTCACAAACCCGACCTAAATCTTGTGCTTTAGGAGATCCCTTGTGCTCTCTACACAGGGTCTAAGCCCTGTTCTGAAGCAATAGTGATTCATTGACAACATTTTCAAGGCAAGTAAGTATTGCAGGGAATTAGCAATCAAGCCAACTTGGAATATCCCGTGAATTCTGATTCCTGATTCTCATACTCTGTTGGAGCTAGACTCTCATCCAGTGTTCCTTAGTGAAGCAGAATAAGctattcttttctgttctataTACATCAGAATTTTGTTAGTCTGAAAGGATCCTCTTCCCTCCTTGATCATGGCAAGGATCTTCAATCCATAATGACCACTCACCAAGTCCATCCCTGACTGACTGACACAACGACATGAGGAAATGATCCATGGAAGGCTGTAAGTCACTCAATCACCTGGCTAGCTCTTTGCCTGAGAAGAATCCTAATGGGTACCTGAAGAATGTTCCTATGTGCTGGAATGAgtaggggagaagagggaaaaaatagaattttggtGTCCTTATACAAAACATGTAATAGGATGGAAAGGCAGTATGACCACTTGTGAAATTTAGGATAAGAGAATATTCTGTAGGGGTAGTAGTAAAATTGAAGACAGTGGGAGACCCTTTGAAATGGGCAATTCTATGCTTATGAGAGTCGTTGTAACAttgacaaagaagacaaaaagagagagaattcacCAAGGCATTGGATTCCATTAATTTCCAGGAAGTTTTATTTGGAATAGGACCAACACTAAGACCAAAAACAACTCTGTATGATGGGTAAATTGAGAAAGAAACCTCATTGCAAGCTGAATAATAAAAGCTTAGTGTGAGCTCAACACATGGTCAATATTGTCTTCCTCTGTGACAATAAGGGTGTCGGGGAATTGTGACAAATCATATtggatgaataaaaattaaataagcatttggTGTTTATGTAAGGGGATGAAAGCAAGAGAAAGATGAGAGTGGGATGTTGAGTAGATAGTGTTCATTGGAAGCGGTCTCACATAGATGCATGTGTGATTTGGTTTGCCCTGAAAAAGATCTTTTTGAATGAAATCCGTGGAAGAAAAGCTATGGTGCCTGTCTGAGAGAGAGCATGGGGATGATGGGCATTTTCAGATTGGGGTGAGAGGTTAGCAGAGCTCAGCAGCAAGAGCCACAGCAGGTTCGGCAGCAGCAGGTGGTTCTGCAGCAAGTGGTCTGGCAGCAGATGGGGCGGCAGCATGGCTGGCAGCAGCATGGGCAGCAGCAGGGTTGGCAGCAGCTAGAAGTACAGCAGCTGGGGCAGCAGCAACAGGGCTGGCAGCAGCAGGGGCGGCAGCAGCATGGCTGACAGCAGCTAGAAATGCAGCAGCAGGGGCAGCAGCAAGGCTGGCAGCAGCAGCGGGAACCACAACAGCCAGAGCCACAGCCTTGGCCACAACAGGTGGAGCCACAACAGGAGCTGACCATAGTGTTGGTGGATTGAGGTTCTGTGTTGGTTTGCAGGTGAGGGAGGTTCTTGAGTTTGAATGTCCCCTGGTCTTAGAGACCTCTTTTATACCCACCTCCTCAGCAGTTGCTAGTGCCAGGTCCtgtttatttccttgtttttcgAAGAAAAGGTGATGACCATATTAGTGTCAAATTTTACCTGAAATCTTTTTATGTAATGACTTGTCCTGTTATGATTTTTCAATGTATGGTTTATTGCTGAGTCACTCCTCCTCTGTGATGTGTGGCTTAACTCATTTCATCCTTATTTGTACAGCTCTCCTGGGGaagctttttccttctctaaagcCTAAAGATGCCCCTCTTCAAGCTCATTGCCCTAGCTTTGGCTGCTGGGGCCAGGGAGAGCAAACCTACTTCCCGGCCTCACCATGGCAGTTAGCTTCAGCATCAAAGAGATTTCTCATGGATTGCCAATGCTTTCTTTGGGGTAAATAAATTGATAAATCCATTGTTCCTCTCCTTCTTGTGTTTTTGGGTTGATGCCCACAAGAAGGCTGACCAATTGAGgaagatttttctctttagatGAAGAACAGGAAAACTTCCTACTAAGGACACAAGTGGTTGATGGCAGAGAGGTTTTGTGCTTCAACCAAGGAAATGGACCTGAGGGCCAGAAAGAAAGAGCAGTGGTTGCTTGGTTACAAACTAAATTGAACATAATTGGCCTGGAATTTACTTTGGAGTCAACATAAGGGAAGTGAGTGAGATAATTGTCCAACAACTGATTGTGATCTTAAGATATGCCAAAATAAATGGTTATATATGAAAGCAGAAAAGGCaagcacagaagaaaaaagaagcagagcATCTGGAAGAGCATGGCAGAGTAGAGGCGAGAAGATGAGAAGATCAAGTTCAACAGGGGAACAGCTGGAAATGTGGGAATGGTAGCTGACAGAACTACAAGGAATGCAGTAAAAAAGAAGTTtagggaatggaaaggaaggaagctgAGGCCACGGAATGGGAGGAGATTTGTGGTGAAGCAGAAGGTTTGTGAGGGAAGAAATATGAAGTAAGTAGAGGGGAGTGGaatagagggaaaggagagaaaggttagaaaaggagagaaaagggaagacaaaAATTCTCTGCCCTCTCCTCTAGGTAGAACTGGATGAATATGGATGTGAAAGTGATCATTAGGTTTCCTAATTTTGATCACCACTGTCTGTTGCctgttcatttttattccttGAGATGGTCAATTAAATCCAGAAAGAGAGAAGtccttttttaaatgatgatgatCCAAATGATATCAAGGccaatttataaacatttaagtaCTGGCCTGTTGCTGGAGACAAGTCAGGGTGCACTCTGAGCTTTCCCCTGAAGCCCTGCAATCAGGTTCCAGTAATGTTCCTATATAAACTGAGAAAGGGTGGAACCCACAAAACGATGGGGGGGGGAACAATTTCACACCCAAGACAATGTGGATGATTGAGAAGAATTATCTAATGTACCCAAGTAAAAGAGGATGATGATCCAGAACTGGCTATAACCCAGCAAGCTATCAGTCATCCTTGGGTGCAACTGAACCTGTCATGGCAGTGGCGGTTTTTGGACCGTTTCTACCTACAGATGTCTGTGACTTCTCATTAGAATACCAAGCTGGAGCAAAATCGTGATGGAAAAACTTAGAATAAGAAATCTTCTTCCCAGCATTTCACAAGTCAGACACCAAACCAAGACAATTTATGAAAGAGAACGTAAGCATTCTACATTTCTCCAAACCATCACTTTCTCAGGGTACTATAGCTTATGTgattgtgaataataataataataataataataataagaaacaaTCTTTCCCTCTCCATAAGGGACATGTATTGAATTCTGAGGGTCTTCTTCTGATTTGGGGAAACAATTTCCTGTGCAAACTCATTTCCAAACCCTGTCAGTGTTATTCTCTAGTCTCTTTGGTAtgggagaaagaaatcaaattagCTGAAAAGCCAACCAGCAAAGATTCTGCCTGTGAAACAATATGCTGGGGAAATTTGGGCAGTGTTAAAACTGCCCAAGGccttagaaaaaaaggaattgcaGAAGAGTAAGTGTTCATAAGTTATTTTTCATCctgaaaaaatgagtaaattttCAAGACTGATAGGTTGACTGATGGGTCAAGTACAAATCCATTCATGTAAATCTATTCCAAAGACAACCATAAACAAGCCATCCATGGTGGGAATCCCTGCCATTAGTCATCAAGAAAGGCAGCTCCTGAGCGTGGCAATAAGAGCAAATTCACCCAGAGAGTTCTTGATCTGCATCCTTGAAGCCCTGaaatgttttctgtttccttGGGTGCTCTTTTCCACCTGAGAGGTAGCTGGAGTATATCAAGACTGGAAGGCCTCAGGAGGCATTTTGTTCCTTCCTAGTGAACACCTCTGGGACTGAAGCAGACTGTGTCGTGATTCATCAAAGTAAGCCACTGTTGTATGTTCTCCTTTTAGGGATAACACATAGGCTGTAGGCACTTATTGTATGGGTACTATATATCTCTCAGTTTAGAGTTTCCTACTCCTGCTCTGAAAGAATCCTTAAGTCTTGTGAATGAAGAAATTTCATGGATAGCAGAGTGATGAAGAGGACACAGGGATGTATGCGGATTCTCATGTTGAATACAGGATATGGCCAGATTGCCTGGAAGTTGAACAAGAAGAGGAATTTGCTTgagtacttgaaacaaggtggtACACTCCCGATTCCTTCACGAGTTACTCTGGCcagtgggaaaaagaaaaagtccagaTAAGGCCGACCAGGCCAATCC
The sequence above is drawn from the Sarcophilus harrisii unplaced genomic scaffold, mSarHar1.11, whole genome shotgun sequence genome and encodes:
- the LOC105750579 gene encoding LOW QUALITY PROTEIN: keratin-associated protein 5-1-like (The sequence of the model RefSeq protein was modified relative to this genomic sequence to represent the inferred CDS: substituted 1 base at 1 genomic stop codon), yielding MVSSCCGSTCCGQSCGSGCCGSSYCQPCCRPCCCISNCCQPCCCRPSCCTNCCHPCCCQPCCCRPXCCISSCCQPCCCPCCCRPLGMKLTSLQTNPEPQSTNTMVSSCCGSTCRGQGCGSGCCGSCCCCQPCCNPCCCISSCCQPCCCCPSCCTSSCCRPCCYISSCCQPCCCCPSCCQPCCLLCCCHPCCYTACCRTNCCCPVCYGSCC
- the LOC100926579 gene encoding keratin-associated protein 5-4-like — translated: MVSSCCGSTCCGQGCGSGCCGSRCCCQPCCCPCCCISSCCQPCCCRPCCCQPCCCCPSCCTSSCCQPCCCPCCCQPCCRPICCQTTCCRTTCCCRTCCGSCC